In Trifolium pratense cultivar HEN17-A07 linkage group LG7, ARS_RC_1.1, whole genome shotgun sequence, a genomic segment contains:
- the LOC123899192 gene encoding probable transcription factor PosF21, translating into MEKDKSLGLGGGFPPPSGRYSGYSLPGSGFNVKSESSTGAYPLPVPGTSSDSSGFSHDISRMSDNPPRNRGHRRAHSEILTLPDDISFDSDLGVVGGADGPSFSDDTEEDLLSMYLDMDKFNSSSATSTFQMGEGSNAAAASGSAPMSVGKASGAGTSSGENIASVTTNERPRIRHQHSQSMDGSTTIKPEMLVSGSDDMSAADSKKAMSAAKLAELALIDPKRAKRIWANRQSAARSKERKMRYIAELERKVQTLQTEATSLSAQLTLLQRDTSGLNSENSELKLRLQTMEQQVHLQDALNDALKEEIQHLKVLTGQAIPPNGGPMMNFASFGGGQQFYPNNNHAMHTLLAAQQFQHLQIHPQKQQQQQQQPHHQFQQQIQQQQQQQIQQQQMQQQQQEQQQHQQSGDLKMRATTPPCPNDNPSSDANPSAAKDC; encoded by the exons ATGGAAAAGGACAAATCTTTGGGTCTTGGTGGTGGTTTTCCACCTCCATCAGGACGATATTCGGGTTATTCACTTCCTGGAAGTGGTTTCAATGTGAAATCTGAATCCTCAACGGGGGCGTATCCTCTGCCTGTTCCTGGAACCAGCTCAGATTCTAGTGGCTTTAGTCATGATATTAGCAGAATGTCTGATAATCCTCCAAGAAATAGAGGTCATAGGCGTGCTCATTCAGAGATTCTTACCTTGCCTGATGATATTAGTTTCGATAGTGACCTCGGTGTAGTTGGTGGTGCTGATGGACCTTCGTTCTCTGATGATACTGAGGAGGACTTGCTGTCTATGTATCTTGATATGGATAAGTTCAATTCGTCGTCTGCAACGTCCACATTTCAAATGGGTGAGGGGTCTAATGCTGCTGCAGCATCAGGTTCCGCACCAATGTCAGTAGGGAAGGCATCAGGTGCAGGTACCTCTTCTGGGGAAAATATTGCCAGTGTTACTACTAATGAAAGGCCCAGAATTAGACACCAGCACAGCCAATCTATGGATGGGTCGACAACCATCAAACCTGAGATGTTAGTCTCGGGTTCAGATGACATGTCTGCAGCTGATTCCAAAAAGGCAATGTCAGCAGCCAAGCTTGCAGAACTTGCCTTGATTGATCCCAAGCGTGCAAAAAG GATCTGGGCAAATAGGCAGTCTGCGGCAAGGTCAAAAGAGAGGAAGATGCGGTATATTGCTGAGCTTGAAAGGAAAGTGCAGACATTGCAAACAGAGGCAACATCTTTGTCTGCACAATTAACTCTCTTGCAG AGAGATACAAGCGGATTGAATTCTGAGAACAGTGAGCTGAAGCTGCGGTTGCAAACCATGGAGCAACAAGTTCACTTGCAGGATG CTTTAAATGATgcattaaaagaagaaattcagCATTTGAAAGTATTGACTGGGCAAGCTATACCACCAAATGGAGGACCTATGATGAACTTTGCTTCTTTTGGAGGGGGACAGCAGTTCTATCCCAATAATAATCATGCCATGCACACTCTTTTAGCTGCACAACAGTTTCAACATCTCCAAATTCATCCTCagaagcagcagcagcagcagcagcagccgCATCATCAGTTTCAGCAACAAATACAACAGCAACAGCAACAACAAATACAGCAGCAACAaatgcagcagcagcagcaggaACAACAGCAACATCAACAATCAGGCGACTTGAAAATGAGAGCAACTACACCTCCATGCCCCAATGATAATCCTTCATCAGATGCAAATCCTTCGGCGGCCAAGGATTGTTGA